From a region of the Actinomadura luzonensis genome:
- the pgm gene encoding phosphoglucomutase (alpha-D-glucose-1,6-bisphosphate-dependent) has translation MSHERAGQPAQPADLVDVPRLVTSYYALRPDPAEVGQRVAFGTSGHRGSSLRTAFNEGHILATSQAICEYRREQGTDGPLFLGIDTHALSEPARVSALEVFAANDVDVLIDTRDGYTPTPAVSHAVLRHNRGRTTGLADGVVVTPSHNPPSDGGFKYNPPDGGPAGTDATRWIQDRANELLAAGLDGVRRVPYARALGQAGRYDFLGTYVDDLPSVVDLDAIRAAGVRIGADPLGGASVAYWGEIAERHRLDLTVVNPLVDPTWRFMTLDWDGKIRMDCSSPYAMASLIANRDRYDLATGNDADADRHGIVTPDGGLMNPNHYLAVAISYLYAHRDGWPAAAGVGKTMVSSGIIDRVAGSLGRELYEVPVGFKWFVPGLLDGSLGFGGEESAGASFLRRDGSVWSTDKDGIILALLASEILAVTGKSPSGHYKDLVGRFGEPAYARVDAPATREEKAVLGRLSAAQVTASSLAGEKITAVQTAAPGNGAALGGVKVSTEHAWFAARPSGTEDVYKIYAESFRGPDHLAQVQEEARSLVSAALAG, from the coding sequence ATGAGCCACGAACGCGCCGGACAGCCCGCCCAGCCCGCCGATCTGGTCGACGTCCCGAGGCTGGTGACGTCCTACTACGCCCTGCGCCCCGACCCCGCCGAGGTGGGGCAGCGGGTCGCGTTCGGCACCTCCGGGCACCGCGGGTCGTCGCTGCGGACCGCCTTCAACGAGGGGCACATCCTGGCCACCAGCCAGGCCATCTGCGAGTACCGGCGCGAGCAGGGCACGGACGGGCCGCTGTTCCTCGGCATCGACACGCACGCGCTGTCGGAGCCGGCGCGGGTGTCGGCGCTGGAGGTGTTCGCGGCCAACGACGTCGACGTGCTCATCGACACGCGCGACGGCTACACGCCGACGCCGGCCGTCTCGCACGCCGTGCTGCGCCACAACCGGGGGCGCACGACGGGGCTCGCCGACGGCGTCGTGGTCACGCCGTCGCACAACCCGCCGTCCGACGGCGGCTTCAAGTACAACCCGCCGGACGGCGGCCCGGCCGGCACCGACGCCACCAGGTGGATCCAGGACCGCGCCAACGAGCTGCTGGCCGCCGGGCTCGACGGGGTCCGGCGGGTGCCGTACGCGCGGGCCCTCGGACAGGCCGGGCGTTACGACTTTCTCGGCACGTACGTGGACGACCTGCCCTCGGTGGTCGACCTCGACGCGATCCGGGCGGCCGGGGTGCGCATCGGGGCCGACCCGCTCGGCGGGGCGAGCGTGGCGTACTGGGGGGAGATCGCCGAGCGGCACCGGCTCGACCTGACCGTGGTCAACCCGCTGGTCGACCCGACCTGGCGGTTCATGACGCTCGACTGGGACGGCAAGATCCGCATGGACTGCTCGTCGCCGTACGCGATGGCCTCGCTCATCGCCAACCGCGACCGGTACGACCTCGCCACCGGCAACGACGCCGACGCCGACCGGCACGGCATCGTCACCCCGGACGGCGGCCTGATGAACCCCAACCACTACCTCGCCGTCGCCATCTCCTACCTGTACGCCCACCGCGACGGCTGGCCGGCCGCGGCCGGGGTCGGCAAGACCATGGTCAGCAGCGGCATCATCGACCGGGTGGCCGGGTCGCTGGGCCGCGAGCTGTACGAGGTGCCGGTGGGCTTCAAGTGGTTCGTGCCGGGGCTGCTGGACGGCTCGCTCGGGTTCGGCGGCGAGGAGAGCGCGGGGGCGTCGTTCCTGCGCCGCGACGGCTCGGTGTGGTCCACCGACAAGGACGGCATCATCCTGGCGCTGCTGGCCTCGGAGATCCTGGCGGTCACCGGCAAGTCGCCGAGCGGGCACTACAAGGACCTGGTGGGGCGGTTCGGCGAGCCGGCGTACGCGCGGGTCGACGCGCCGGCCACGCGCGAGGAGAAGGCGGTGCTCGGCAGGCTGTCGGCCGCGCAGGTGACGGCGTCGTCGCTGGCCGGGGAGAAGATCACGGCGGTGCAGACGGCGGCGCCGGGCAACGGGGCGGCGCTCGGCGGGGTGAAGGTGTCCACCGAGCACGCCTGGTTCGCCGCCCGGCCGTCCGGCACCGAGGACGTGTACAAGATCTACGCCGAGTCCTTCCGCGGCCCCGACCACCTGGCCCAGGTGCAGGAGGAGGCCCGCTCGCTGGTGTCGGCGGCGCTCGCCGGCTG